TTTTTTGGAAAGACTTTATTGTTCTAAGGTGATGCTAGGAAGGGAGGACAGCATGCTGTGGGTTCATACAGGAAATTTCAAGTTCtctgtttcttctttttacAGCTTATTAACCTGCCACAGAAGCTGTGAGTtcccttggaaaaatatttggagagtgAAGGTTCTTTCCAAGGTGGCTTTTTTCAGTTGAGTGGAATCCCTTGGCAAAGTTTTGACAACTGATAACCTTAGGAGGAGAGGTATGTACatagctgattggtgtgtcatgtgcaagaaggatggagaatctgttAATCATCTTTTTCTGCACTGCGTAGTGGCCATgtttttgtggaatgaggtttttaATCGGACAGGTTTActttgggtgatgcctaaggatGTCGTGGATCTATTGGCAGGTTGGTATGGATCAAAGGGAGGAAAGTATGCTGTtgatatttggaagatgattccttcatGTCTCATGTGGTATCTATGGCTTGAAAGgaatgggagatgttttgaagacagagAACATCCAATGGGGAACTTAGGgatttttctttagtactttgtgtTTGTGGGCTAAAACTCTTGTAATGGATGATGTTAACTTTCagaatttgttttagattttcttttgtttttagagagatgtaggtatttcctttgtatatgtcccgtgtacttgggctttgcctattcttgggaataaagtttcttattacttatcaaaaaaaaaaaaaaacagtagaGTTACCTCAACTTGGTATTATTTCTGAATCTATTACGTATATGCtttcttgaaaagaaaagttCCTTTCCCAGTATGCCCAGTGCTTTGTAAGTAGAGAGAACCTTTCTAACTTAAATAGTGTAATATTGTATTACATGGACAGACtattttgttcatttattttaGGGCACGTTATTTAGTAATATATGTGGAGAAAGGTAATTAACTTACGTGACGGTTTTATATTCTATTATGTATCCTATGATATCATGTATCCCCTAATTATCCATCCTGATAATTTTCTCATTTATCCATGTTGTCAACAGAATGTAGATGGTGTTAACTACTTCCATGTCAAGGTTGCTGGATTGTTATTTGTTGCTACAACAAGAGTTAATGTGTCACCTTCTCTTGTTTTGGAACTTCTACAAAGAATTGCACGCGTCATCAAAGATTACCTTGGTGTACTCAATGAAGATTCGTTGCGCAAAAACTTTGTGCTTGTATATGAGTTGCTGGATGAAGTCATTGTAAGTTTGGTTGTCGTTTTTTTCATGTCCAGCTTTGTTAGAATGACTGTTGAAAAGTTATATGATCTCTGTTCTTGTTGATCTCACAGGCAGATTTAAAAGTTAGATGTTCTCCAGTCTTATTGTTGATACAAACTAATTTACTCGTTCATATAGGCGGATGTTGaccttttgaaaagaaatcgtGTTGGCATCCAATTTATGTTTTCCCACATTGTCTCCCCCTCCTAGCCATCACCTATGTTGAATTTAAGAACCATTAGTTTTTACTTGAGTGTATCTGTGTCactgttctctctctttttaataaCTCtcccttttatttgtttttaattgtaATTGTTTTGTGTCTCTTGCTGTTCTCTCTTTCTGCCAGGATTTTGGCTATGTGGAAACAACATCAACTGAGGTTTTGAAGTCATACATTTTTAACGAGCCAATTATGGTTGATGTGGCACGTTTGCCATCACTTGGACCCGCTGCCATATTTATGGTACTAATTTATGTTATCAATTGCATACTAGTGCCGTGAAGGGTCTACATTTCCGACTTGTATATGGTTTTATGGACTAATTAAACTCATGTCTGCAGCAAGGGACCAAACGAATGCCTGGGACAGCTGTTACGAAATCTGTTGTGGCAAATGAACCTGGTGGTAGGAAGAGGGAGGAAATTTTTGTCGACATAATTGAGAAAATAAGTGTGACATTCAGCTCTAGCGTGAGTATTGTTGTTTCCTTGCTTTGTTCTTCTAGTACTACCAGTTATTGGCATTAAACTTAAACCAAAACCCCCACAAACTGCATCGAGCTTATTTTTCAGGGATAAATAGTTTGCTTATTTAATCTTCAGATGGGACTTCAAGCATTTTTACTTATATACTGTGGGTTATGCAGGGATATATACTAACTTCTGAGATCGATGGCACCATTCAAATGAAGAGTTATCTTACAGGGAATCCAGAAATTCGGCTTGCCCTTAATGATGACCTGAGTATAGGAAGGGGTGGAAGGTCAATCTATGGTATTTCTCTACGCCATGGAAATCTTTCTCAAATGCTCTGTCCtttgtttatttaattctttCAGGTTATTCATCTGACATGTGGTTTATACGATGAATTATGTGATAATCTTAAGTCGAAAAGGTGTACTGGAGCATTTGACATGTTGAtatgtgtgtatgcatgtattACTTGTTGTGAGTGTGGGAAGaatgcttttttgtttttttgtttttataagtaaataaattatattaatcaaagaataggcaaagcctgATACATGTATAGTTTGTCCTAGCTAAGTAAGAGCAATAGAGATGAGGAAATCATGAAATTCTAGGCCATTAAAGTCAACAACAATGGCCCAAGTATAAAGAGTTCTAAGAAAGAAAACTTTCAATTCCTCCATCGATCTCTCTTTGTCCTCGAACGTCCAttcattgcgctcctgccacaaacaccacatgatgcatatagGGATCATCCTCCACACGGCTTTAATCTGTTGAATACCTCTCAAGCTTGTCCAGCTGGCCAAAACCGCCACAACTGTTTCAGGCATAAACCAAGCCAAATCTACTCTACCAAGAACCTCATTCCATAACCCTCTAGCTGactcacaatgtagtagaagatggtccacagattcaCCCCCCCCCTTCcgacacatacaacaccaatcagCGATGATCACCCcacgtttcctcaaattatcggTTGTGAGGATCTTACCCAAGGAAGCAATCCACACAAAAAACACCGCTTTGGGTGGCGCCTTATGTCTCCAAAGCTTTCTCCATGGGAACTGAGTGCGAGGCTCTTGAGTGATGGACTAATAAAAAGAGCTAACTGAGAAGGAACCTTTAGCTGTAGGTATCCACCACAACCTATCATCTGTGTTTCTTGGGTTTATGGAACACAAAAGGCTGTAAAAGGCTTCAAAACTACTAACTTCTCAATCTTGTGCAACCCTACTGAAATTGATGTTCTACTGAATTTGCTCCCGAAATGTATCTTTTAGAGCACCATTGCCACACCAAGTATCAtaccagaatttaattttagttcccTCTCCTAGGTGGAATCTAGTGTGTGATGAGAAAAAACCTCCCACCCTCTTCTTATATGACAAtcatttcccaagtaatgtcCGATTGAAAGATCTCATATTTCTAATGCCTAAACCACCATTCGAGAGAGGGCTACATACCTTCTCTCACTTGACGAggtgaaaatttgaatttctcCCCCACTCCACCCCACAAGAAGTTCTTTTGAAGTTTCTCAAGACGACACTTGCTGGAATATGGAATAGGGACAAAAAATAGGTTGGTAAATTAGATAAAGTACTTTTGATCAGAGTAATCCTACCCCCTTTTGACAGGTACAGTCTCTTCCATCTTGCTAGTCGGTGCTCTACTTTCTCAATCACCTTGTCCCATAATGTAACTGCTCTTGAGGCGGCTCCCAGTAGAAGTCCAAGATAAGTCATAGGTAACGAGCCAATCTAACACCCCAAAGTACTAGCCAACTGTCTGATATGTTGTACCCCTCCAATAGGCGTCATCTCTTATTTGTCCAGGTTAACTTTCAACCCGAAAGCTACTTTAAAACAGAGGAGAAGGGCCTTCAGAACTCGAACCTGGTAATGATCTGCGTCACAAAAGAAAAgtgtgtcatctgcaaataacaaATGCAAAATGTTAATAAGTCCCCATCTGGAGATCCAATCGAGTAGCCCGCCACAAAACCATTTGCAACCAGAGCTGAGGTCATTCTGCTCAACGCCTCCATCACGATAACAAAGAGTAATGGGGATaacggatctccttgtcttaaaCCTCGTGTACTCTTAAAAAAACCAGTTGGGCTTCCATTTATCAGTACTGAAAATTTCACTACTGTTATGCACCACTGGATCCATGAACGCCATTTCTCCCCGAAACCATATCTCCCtagaagataaaaaagaaagtcccaattaacatggtaatatgcattttccatgtctagcttgcaaATAATCCCTATAGCACCGGCTTTCTGTCTACTATCTATgcattcatttgcaataagaacTGCATCTAAAACTTGTCTATCctttacaaatgcattttggagTTTTGAAATTATCTTCCCCACAACCTCACTTAGGCATTTCGCTAGCATCTTAGAGATAATCTTGTATACCCCATTCACTAAGCTAATGGGCCGAAACTCCTTAATCACTGAGGCCCCTACCTTCTTTGGTATCAAAGCATGAAAAGTGGTAtaaggcttttctcaaacttgCCAGCCGAGTAAAATTCCTGAAACACCATCATAAGATTATCTTTTAATACACCCCAACATGATTGAAAGAAGCCCATGGTAAAACCATCAGGACCGACGCCTTGTCTTTAACCATTTTCCTCACTACCTCATAAACCTCCATCTCCTCAAAATGTGGGAAGAATGCTTTTTAGTTTGCTTATAGAGCTCAAGCCTAGAATTGTGTCACTGGTAGAGCTCTCCAAGAGGTGTTACATGTTATGTGATGAATATGGGGTAATCATCTTTATCTGTATTGTcgccaataaaaataaaaataaacttgtatCTGTATTGTCATGACCACTATATGTACTTACCATATTTTCCCAAGAAAGGGTTTGAATTGATTACTCCAAAATTGATTCCCAGCTAAATATAAGCTCACCATCGTTGTCCTGGCTGACCCTATCAATACACTCTACACAAGCAATtactcacccccccccccccccccccaaaacttctctccctctttttaTGTTATGTAGTAATACACATTGTTGTGGTAGTCTACTCTGCTACGATTTTTTTTGAGTGTGATGTGGGGTTGATCCTGGCTATTTCTACAAAAAGAATGTTCACCTATCTATTAAATCTTCCTCATATAATATCATTGTGTTGCCTTATACAGATTATGGTAGTTCATATGGTTCAGGTGCAGTGATCCTAGATGATTGTAATTTCCATGAATCTGTGCATCTTGACAGCTTTGAAGACGACAGGACTCTGACCCTGGTGAGTGACTGACAAGAGCTTGTATTTTCAGAGACACTTAAATTTACTGTTTGTGCTAAGCATAATatatgaaatcattataaaatagGTACCACCAGATGGTGAATTTCCTGTCATGAACTACCGCATGACTCAGGAATTCAAGCCTCCTTTTCGTATTAACACATTGATTGAAGAAGCAGGACCACTGAAGGTGAGTAGAATTTCCCTCTAATGAAATCATTTGTTACATACTCCATATTAGAAGATTAGaagcttttaatttttctttttttctcttaggCTGAAGTGATTCTGAAAGTGCGTGCTGAGTTTTCCTCAAGCATCACTGCAAATACAATTCTAGTACAGATGCCACTGCCAACATATACTACTAGGTATTTCTTTTTTCACCTTGCTACACCAATTGTAATTTTCAACATTTGGTGCATGTTTTGGTACCCATACTACAAGCTTGAATGGCTCTTTGCTTTTCACCATTTACACTAGAGTGACTTTTATTATGAACTCTCCCTTGGAATTTATCCATGAGCAATGCCAGTCAGACTTTAATGCCCAGTTTCATGTGAAGCCTCTCTTGGAATGGcacataattttcatgataGGGGACTTGGATGGGAAAAATATTGCGAAGAGGCTTTAAATGTAAACCAAAGACGGGAACATAAAACAAAACTTTTTCTTTAGAATACTTTTTAACTTGATCACTTCTGCCTCcctatttgttatttatataagaGCCTTTATGGCGAGAAAGGGAAGAAGGAGATCAGACTAAAAAATGAAgtctaaaatcaaattttggaaTTTGTTCTCGGGAAAAAAATGCAGAGTTAGTTTTGAGTTGGAGCCTGGAGCAGTTGGAAACACAACCGATTTTAAGGAAGCAAATAAAAGACTTGAATGGAGCTTAAAGAAGGCaagaattctctctctctctctctctctcccccacaaCATACCCATGCACTCGCACTCGCACTCAAACATTTTAATCTCTTTTGTTTGTCACAATTTTGCTGCCCTCAGtttcattttaacatttattaTGAGTATTCTGTGTTGAGAGCGAGGATTAATCGGTGCATTAAATTGTAGATTGTTGGCGGATCTGAACATACTCTGCGTGCAAAGCTGACATTCTCACAGGAATCACATGGTAAGATATTGTCTACCTACCTTATCTTTGTAATTTGTgatgtatatatgttttcattGTCATGAAGGCTTATGATTTTATGTTCAATTTTCTATCATAGGAAATATTGTGAAGGAATCTGGACCTGTTAGCATGACCTTCACAATACCAATGTACAATGCTTCAAGGCTTCAGGTAAAAAGCTAACTTGATTGGTTAGGGTCCTGATTGTGTACCACTATGATAATGAACTCATCATAGCTTCACTAgcatttttgttgaaaatgtgTACCAGATCTAGTTGTGATAGAATCTACCAGAAGTATATATGTGATGGTtgtataaaaaacaaaaggtgaCGGTTGTATAGAAATACACAACCTTGCCTTTTAAGAGGTTATGGGTCCCCCCTTAGACTTGAGGATTTCTCACAGTTGCACTGGTGATGCTCTTTGTGACAGCAATTATGTGGGAGTTTTGTGTCTCTCTTTTGTTGTTTGCAATATCTGGAGTTCATCGTCATCAAAAAGTTTCTCTTTCGTAGTTCTTAAGTTTGAAAGAAAACCCAAACCGCATACGACAGATTTCTTACTTAAAAGACTTGTTGACCTTGGTTTGGTAATCGGTCAAATTCAGTGTGAAAAATGCGGTCTTATTATATAAATCCATACTGATGCCCATTACTAGGGTACTACGAAACTGCCATAAAATATGATGGTTACTCTTCaatatttcattctttatttcATCTCGTTGTCAATGGTTTAAGGCGCCCATTTCTCCATCTTTTCTGCTGCAGGTTAAGTACTTGCAGATAGCAAAGAAGACAAAGAGTGACAATCTTTATCGATGGGTGAGATATGTCACACAGGCGAATTCTTATGTTGCTCgattatgatcatataaatcTATATTTCCCGcgagttttatttttctggtttttgttCTCTGGCTATTGAAATTGGGATGATCCttctaataaaaattgaaattgggaATTTTTGTGAATG
This genomic interval from Juglans microcarpa x Juglans regia isolate MS1-56 chromosome 4D, Jm3101_v1.0, whole genome shotgun sequence contains the following:
- the LOC121260811 gene encoding AP-4 complex subunit mu-like translates to MISQFFVLSQRGDNIVFRDYRGEVQKGSAEIFFRKVKFWKEDGDGDAPPIFNVDGVNYFHVKVAGLLFVATTRVNVSPSLVLELLQRIARVIKDYLGVLNEDSLRKNFVLVYELLDEVIDFGYVETTSTEVLKSYIFNEPIMVDVARLPSLGPAAIFMQGTKRMPGTAVTKSVVANEPGGRKREEIFVDIIEKISVTFSSSGYILTSEIDGTIQMKSYLTGNPEIRLALNDDLSIGRGGRSIYDYGSSYGSGAVILDDCNFHESVHLDSFEDDRTLTLVPPDGEFPVMNYRMTQEFKPPFRINTLIEEAGPLKAEVILKVRAEFSSSITANTILVQMPLPTYTTRVSFELEPGAVGNTTDFKEANKRLEWSLKKIVGGSEHTLRAKLTFSQESHGNIVKESGPVSMTFTIPMYNASRLQVKYLQIAKKTKSDNLYRWVRYVTQANSYVARL